The Nitrospira sp. sequence AAGCGGAGCGAGATTGTATCGAGATGCTCCTTTTTATGTCAACGGAGAGCCAAGCGAGGTGCGAGTCGCGTCGGTTCAGAGAAAAAGAAAAAATGAGCGGCGAGGTTGTGGTCGATGTCGTCGTGTCGCACTGTCTTGTTCTCCGCTCAACCTTGACTCTCACGCATACTGTGGTTAGAATTAGGTCAAGATTTTTCAACGGTTTTGCTCGAACGCGCCCATGATTCGCACTCACTAGAAGGAGGCAGGATGTTCGAACGATTCACGGACAAAGGTCGAAAGATCATCATCCTCGCGCGGGAAGAGGCCGAACGGCACCAAAACGACTATCTCGGGACCGAACACCTCGTTTTGGCCATACTTCGTGAGTCCGATGGTATCGCCCTTATGATCTTGAAAAAGATGGGTCTTTCCACCGAACAGATCCGGCTTGAAATCGAGCGAAACCTACCTGGTGGCGGGACCACCATGACGTTTGGTGAAATCCCCTTCAGCCCACGAGTGAAGAAAGTGATCGAATACGGAGTGGAGGAGGCCCGCCTCCTTGGCCATAATCACATCGGGAGTGAGCATCTTCTCCTTGGTCTTCTTCGGGAAGAAGAGGGGATCGGGGGAAAAATTCTTCGGAGCTTGGGCGCGAACCTGTTAACGGCCAGGCAGCTGACGGTCACGTTTTTGCGAAAGTCTGCTCCACGTGAGCGTGACCGGAAGAGCAATACTCCCGCTCTCGACGAATTCGGCCGGGATCTGACTCAGTTGGCCCAAGAAGGTCAACTGGATCCGGTGATCGGCCGGGCCGATGAAATCGAGCGTGTTCTACAGATTCTGAGTCGAAGAAGCAAAAACAATCCCGTGCTGATCGGCGAATCCGGTGTCGGGAAAACTGCAATTGTCGAAGGACTGGCCCAGAGGATCGTGCAGTCTGAAGTCCCCGACAATTTGCTCTCTCGCCGGGTCATTGCGCTCGATCTGGGCTCTCTCGTGGCCGGTACCAAGTATCGTGGGCAATTTGAAGAGCGTCTCAAGGTCGTCATGAAGGAGATCGTCCAAGCCGGCAATATCATCATCTTTATCGACGAACTCCATACACTGGTCGGGGCAGGAGCCGCCGAGGGGTCTATCGACGCCTCGAATATGCTCAAGCCGGCGCTTTCGCGGGGTGAGATTCAGTGCATTGGAGCCACGACCTTGGATGAGTACCGCAAGCACATTGAAAAAGACGGGGCATTGAAACGTCGATTCCAGCCGATTCATGTACAACCGCCGAATCTCGACGAAACTGTGCGTATCATTCAAGGGCTTCGGGATCGATACGAAGAACATCACGGAGTAGAGATCACGGAAGATGCGATCGTCGAGGCCGTGAAGTTGTCCGACCGGTATATCACCGACCGGTTCTTGCCCGACAAGGCGATCGATTTGATCGACGAAACCGGGTCGCGGGCCAAGCTCCAAACGTATGCCCTGCCCTCCGAGTTGAAAGCGATGGAGCAAGAGCTCAAGAAAGTTGCTCGAGAGAAGGAACTCTCCATCTCTATGCAGAATTTCGAGGAGGCGGTGCGGCATCGTGAGGAAGAGGAGCGGTTGCGCAAGCTGCTGGACGAATCGAAGCGCGAGTGGAAAAAGAGCCAGGAAAAGAACAAGCCGGTGATTGGCAAAGAAGACGTCGCCTATGTTGTCTCAAAAATGACCGGTATTCCGCTCTTCAAATTGGAGGAGGAGGAGTCCAACAAGCTGTTGCGGATGGAGGAGTTTCTCCACAAGCGAGTGGTGGGTCAAAATGAGGCAATTTCGGCGGTCGCCCGCGCCATCCGCCGTTCCCGCGCCGGCTTGAAGGAAGCCCGGAAACCGATTGGCTCATTCATCTTCCTGGGCCCGACAGGGGTCGGAAAAACAGAGCTGGCCAGGACGCTGGCAGAGTTTCTGTTCAACAGCGAGGATGCGTTGATCCGTGTAGATATGTCCGAGTACCAGGAGAAATTTACGAGTTCTCGTCTCTTCGGCGCACCCCCTGGCTATGTCGGGTACGAAGAAGGCGGGCAGCTGACCGAAAAAGTTCGCCGACGACCGTATTCCGTCGTCTTGTTCGATGAAATCGAGAAGGCCCATCCTGATGTGTTCAACGTTTTGCTTCAGGTGTTGGACGACGGCGTGTTGACCGATAGTCTTGGGCGAAAAGTCGATTTCAAGAATACAGTGGTCATTATGACGTCCAATATCGGGACCAAGATGATTCAAAAAGGCGTGTCTCTTGGTTTTCAGAGTACGGAAGGCGAAGCCGCCCGTCGGAAAAAGGAAGAAGTACTCGGGGAACTCCGGAAGTCGTTCAGTCCTGAGTTCTTGAACCGAATTGATGAGATCGTCATTTTCCATCAGCTCGAGAAAGAGCAGCTCTACAGCATCCTGGATATTCTCCTCCGCGAGCTGAATCTTCGCTTGTTGGACAAGGGGATTGAGATCGAGGTGGATGACGAAGTCAAGCAATGGCTCATTAAGGAAGGGTATGAGCCGCTGTATGGAGCGAGGCCGATGCGGCGGGCTATCCAACGTGCCATCGGCGACCCGCTCTCTGATGAGCTCATCAGAGGACGTTTCAAGGAGAGTCGCAAGGTGAAAGTGGTTCTTCGGGATGGGGCTCCGACCTTTATTGAGCAGGAGGCTATGGCTGGAGTGTAGTATCCTTCGTGATTGTGACGAGCCCGATGCAATCATTGAGTGGCCTCTGCGGCGGATCGCTGCAGAGGCCGTTTTGTTCCTCGCTCCTCCTCGGTTTCCTCGTACCATGATGCGTCTTCCTTTCAAACAACCGAAGCTTACGTACCAAGCCGAGTGGAATCACGGGCCGATTCTCGGCATTGAGTCCTCATGCGATGAGACGGCTGCAGCCGTACTCGATCGCGAGGGGACCGTGCTTTCCAACGTCGTCTCTTCACAAGTGGCCGTCCATGAAAGATTTGGGGGCGTTGTTCCTGAATTGGCGGCACGCGCGCATCTTGGCAGCATCGACACGGTCGTCAAAGAGGCCTTGGGAACCGCCCAGGTCTTGAAAACTGATCTTGCTGCTGTGGCCGTCACTCAAGGCCCCGGACTCGCCGGCGCACTCCTGGTGGGGGTCAACTACGCCAAAGCCTTAAGCTACGGATTGGGCATTCCTATCATCGGGGTCAATCATCTACAGGGCCATATCGCTTCGGCTTGGCTTGCCGATCCGACGTTTCCTCTGCCCTGCATCGTCCTGGTCGTATCCGGTGGGCATACTCATCTCTATCGCCGTGATCCGGATGGTCGGTGCGCTCTGCTCGGACGCACTCGCGACGATGCGGCCGGTGAAGCGTTCGATAAAGGCGCCCAGATGCTTGGTCTAGGGTATCCAGGTGGACCTGCTGTTGATCGCATCGCACGTTCCGGTGATCCACAGGCCATTCGATTTCCTCGATTCCATCAGGCAAAGAACAGCCTTGAGTTCAGTTTCAGCGGTCTCAAGACGTCTTTGCTCTATCGGCTGCGGGACATGGCTGCGCCTCTGCGGCCTGGGCAGATCGCCGACTTGGCGGCAGGCTATCAAGAAGCGATCGTCCAGGTGTTAGTCACGAAAGCCTTCGCTGCTCTTAAGCAGTCGAACCTGTGTGCGCTTGCCGTGGTGGGAGGCGTCTCGGCGAACTCACGATTGCGGGCCGTCTTACGCGAACGTGCGGCGCGTGAGCAGATCCGTCTGTCGCTGCCGACGGCCGAGTACTGTACCGACAATGCCGCCATGATCGCTTCAGCCGGGCGTCAGTTGCTCATGGGTGGAGCAGGACTATCCTTGAATTTTGACATCAGCCCGATGGAGGCTTCCACGGTTCTCGATGGGGAATGCCGCATGGCTGTCCCCGACAGAAGGGAGACAGCCTATTACTGATATCCGTGGTCATCTCACAGGTCTGCGTGCCGGCCAAGTGGGGTCACTCGAACGACTCTACCGCCGAAGGGTCCCCAGTGACAAACTCATTTCACCGGAACTGGCCAAAGCTATGGCGCAACTCACTCTAGAGATTCGCCGGCCGCTCGGTGTGCTGCTGACGCGACGGGGCCAAGTTCAAGAAGTGATCGTGGGTACGGAGTTGACGCTGTCTTCGACGACCCTGACTCTGTTCCGTGCGGGAACTCGATCTCTTCGTGGTCTGCGGTTCATTCGGACGCAACTACATGACAACCCGTTAAACCAGGAGCTGCTCACCGATCTCGCATTCTTACGGCTTGACCTGGTCGCGGTCCTTTCCATTGAGGAGGACGGTAGGCTAGGCCATCTGTACATGGCGCATTTGCTCCCGCCCAGTTCGACTGGTCAATTGTTCAAGGTGCACAAGGCTGTCCCTTTTCACAACCTGACCATGAGGTTCGACGAGTTTATTGACGAACTCGAAGCTGAGCTTCAGCAGGTCCGGGCGCACCACGCGGTTGAAAAGGGCAAGGAGTCAGCGATCTTGGTCAGCGCCTCTGTGAAGAGTCGAACGGAGCAAGAAGAACATTTGGCTGAACTGGCGGAGCTGGCTACGTCCGCCGATGTCACGGTGATCGACCGCATGACACAACGAACCGGGGATGGGCATCAGCGGTATCTTCTCGGCAGTGGCAAGATGAAGGACGTACTGATTCAGACGCTGCATCGGGGCGCCGATATGGTGATTTTCGATCAAACGCTGTCGCCGGCTCAACTGCGAGCGATTTTGGAAATGACCGATATCAAAGTGATCGACCGCACACAGCTGATTTTGGACATCTTTGCTCGGCGAGCGCACAGTCGCGAGGGCAAGGTACAAGTAGAGCTGGCACAATTGCGGTACCTGCTCCCACGATTATCCGGAAAGGGTACGCAACTGTCTCGTCTGGGCGGTGGCATCGGCACTCGTGGGCCAGGGGAAACAAAATTGGAGACCGATCGCCGCCGGGTACGCGATCGCATTACGCATTTGGAGCGAGAGCTGGAGCAGTTTACGCGGCATCAAGACCGACGGCGGTCCCGCCGTGGCCGGTATGGCCTTCCCGTTGTGTCTCTCGTCGGGTATACGAACGCGGGTAAGTCGACGCTGCTCAATGTGCTGACGAAAAGTCAGGTTTCGGCTCAAAACAGATTGTTTGAAACGCTCGACACGACCAGCCGACGCCTGCGGTTCCCGGAGGATCGCGAAATCATTATTACGGACACCGTAGGGTTCATCCGGGATCTTCCACAGGAATTGGTCGGAGCCTTTCGGACCACACTTGATGAACTACGGGAGGCAGATCTCTTGCTTCATGTTGTCGATATCAGCGCCGCGGACATCGACGTTCAGATCACCGCCGTCGTGGCTATTCTCGAGGAGCTGCAGTTGACGACAATACCGCGATTGCTCGTGTTCAATAAGTGTGATCAAGCACCTTCGCAGCAAGTCGAATTGCTCTGTCGACGTTACGACGCCATTGGGATTTCGGCCATCCAGCCCTCCACGCTTCATCCTCTCCTGGCGAGACTGGAGACACACGTCAGAGCTCTGCCGATCGCGGAAGATCGGATGTCCGGCACGGCATTGCAGGACGATGCACTGGCCCTTGCATCTCGTCGGTAACCGCTGCACAATCAGCCCGCCGTGAAGAAGGCTCAACACACGAATGCACCGCCTGCACCGGACCGTCCGGCTCAGATCGCCATAAACTTGCGCCGTGCTATGCCGACGACAAAAGTCGAATTGGCATACCGATCTCCATGGCAGTTGTTGGTGGCGACAATTCTTTCTGCGCAATGCACCGATCTGAGAGTCAATCAAGTGACGCCTGCACTGTTCAAGCGGTATGCCACGCCTCGTGCAATGGCCAAGGCGATGCCGACGGAGCTTGAGGGGCTGATCAGATCGACCGGTTTTTATAAGAACAAAGCGAAGAACCTAGTCGGCTGTGCGCAGGCCATCAGCACACGTTTTGGCGGCCAGGTGCCGGACACGATGGAGGAACTCACTTCGATTCCCGGGGTCGGGAGAAAAACCGCCAACGTGCTCCTTGGAGCGGCTTTTGGAAAGCCAGCCCTCGTGGTTGATACGCATGTGAAACGAGTGGCCAACCGCTTGGCTATGACACGTTCCAACGATCCGGAACAGATTGAGCGGGACCTCCAATCCCTTTATCCGCAAGCCCAGTGGACGGACGTGTCGCAACGGATATTGCTTCATGGGAGGTATGTCTGCCTCGCGCGGAAGCCTCGCTGCGCGGTCTGCCCGATTTTCGATGTCTGTGGGTGGGAAGGAAAACGGTTGAAATGATTAAAAGCATGACTGGATTTGGCCGGCGACAGGGAGTGTGGTCCGATGGGACGGTCACCGTAGAAGTGAAGTCGGTCAATCATCGTTTCCTTGAAATGTCCATTCGTCTGCCGAAATTGCTGAACCTTTTGGAAGAAGTATTTCGGAAGACCATTCAACAGCATTGTGCGCGTGGAAGAGTGGATGTCACGGTGTTGCTGCAAGGGGGGCGTGGCAATGCTCGCGCCTTGCAGCTTGACGCTGGATTGGCGAAACAGTACCATCACGCTCTTCGCGCACTCCAGCGGACGTTGAAGCTGAAAGGCTCCATCGACATCGGGCTGATAGCGGGGTTCCGAGATATTCTTGCGTTTTCTGATCAGCCGACCGACGATCCCAAACTCGCAAAATTGGTGGAAAAACTTGGGCTGAAGGCCGTGCTCGATATGGCAAGCATGCGTAAAAAGGAGGGTGAGCTCCTCGCGCAGGATATTCTGGCCAGACTCAACCATTTGCGTGAATGCAAGACGGCGGTCTCGGCTCGTGCACCGCATGTCGCGGGGGAAACCTTTGATCGTATGAAGCTGCGAGTCGAGAAGTTATTGGGAGATGCTATCCCGGATCTTCCCCGACTCAATCAGGAACTGGCCACGTATGCCGACCGGTGCGACATTACAGAAGAATTGGTCAGACTAGACGCGCATATGGTACAGTTTGACCGTACGATCAGAGGCACGGAGCCTGTCGGCAAGACGCTGGACTTCCTCCTTCAAGAGATGGGTCGGGAAGTCAATACGATCGGATCGAAAGCCAACGACGCTGCGATCACGGCGGATGTCGTGCGAATGAAGGCAGAGCTTGAGCGGTTGCGTGAGCAGGTACAGAACGTCGAATGAGCACGGCGATAACCACCAGTAATCCCCCTCCAGTCGTGACCGGGAAGCGGCAAGCTCCCGAGCGCCGGGGAATTCTGTACATCATTTCGGCTCCTTCAGGCGCGGGGAAGACGACCTTGTGCAAACAGATCGTGACCTCAGTTTCCGGGGTGTGGCATTCGGTATCGTTTACGACGAGAAAGCCGCGCCCGGGAGAAGAACACGGACGCGACTACTTCTTTATCGAAGAAAAAGTGTTTCACGATATGGTGGCGCGGAATGAATTCTTGGAATACGCGCATGTCTACAGCCATTGGTATGGAACCCCGCGGAAACCCCTGATGGACAGGATGGAGCAGGGTATCGACGTGTTGCTTGAGATCGATGTCCAAGGCGCCCTCCAGATCAAGAAGAAGTTCGAGGATGCCGTCTATATCTTCATTCTTCCTCCGTCCATGGACACGCTGCGTACTCGACTCCAAAGTCGGGGGTCGGATTCTCCGGATGAAATTGCACGCCGATTGCGGAAGGTGAAAGAAGAGGTCTGGTGTTTCCGGGAGTACTATTACATTGTTCGTAACGACGATCTCGCGCAATCTCTTCGCGAGTTGCAAAGCATTTTTCTGGCGGAACGCTTGAAGACGAAACGCATGGACATGCATTGGCTGGAACAGAGCTTTATTCTGGAGAAAGAGACGAAACTCGACGATCGAGAACCATCAACCACTGTCTAGAAGAGGAGCGAGGCGGATTATGATCGACATGCTGAGTTTGTTGCCGCAATACACAACTGATGAATTTGACTCCCGCCACCGATTGGTGATCGTCGCCTCCCAACGCGCGAAGCACTTGACTCAAGGAGCCAAGCCTGCCGTGTCTTCTCGTTTTACGAAAGAAACGACCATCGCGCTTGATGAGGTGTTGAGGGGGCATGCCAGATATTTGACCGGCAAAGAGGCCCGCGATGCCATGAAGGAAGCCAAGCGCGGGAAGGAAGGCGAAACTGAGCGTATCGCGATGATGACCGGTGAGGACGCCCGGGAGATCAAGAAAGAGCTCAGTGTGTATGTGGATGATACGGTCCAACCGACGGCAGCTCCGACCGAGGAGTAGACTGTGGACGTCGCGCCATCGCAGACCAGTCTGAGGGGCAAGCGTCTTGCCTTGGGGATCACGGGAAGCATCGCTGCGTATAAAGCAGTCGGACTCCTTAGAGCCTTCACACGCGAAGGTGCGACGGTGTCGGTCGTCATGACGCAGGCCGCCACGAAATTCGTGACTCCCCTGACGTTTGAGGTTCTCTCCGGCAGCCGGGTCACGACGGATCTCTTTGAGGCTCATGAGGAGATGGCCCACCTCACGGTTCCTGAGCATGCCCATGCGATTATCGTGGCGCCGGCGACGGCGAATTTTCTCGCGAAGGCGGCTCTTGGACTGGCAGATGATGTACTGACCACCATGCTGTTGAGTGCTCGATGCCCGGTCATCATCGTTCCGGCCATGGACGGCGGCATGTGGACACATCCCACGGTCGTTCAACATGTGCACACGCTTCGATCTCGCGGTGTCGTCGTGCTCGATCCTGAGGTAGGACCGCTTGCCTCCGGACAGGTTGCCCAGGGGAGGCTTTCCTCAGAGTCCAGTATCTTGGATGCAGTCCACGCAGCCCTCATCCCTCAGCAGGATTGGCGGGGTCAACGAGTCTTGGTATCCGCCGGCCCAACTCACGAACCGATCGATCCGGTGCGTTTTATTTCCAATCGTTCGTCCGGCAAAATGGGGTACGCAATTGCGGAAGCCGCGCGGGATCGAGGGGCTGAGGTCGTGTTGGTCACCGGCCCTTCGTTTCTAACTCCTCCGTCGGGAGTCACCACGGTTCGTGTGGGCACCGCCGGCGAAATGGCCGACGCGTTGTGTCGGCAGTTCTCTTCCTCCACGGTCCTGATCATGGCGGCGGCGGTCGCGGACTTTCGGCCCAAAATGCTTGCGGCACAAAAACTCAAAAAGCAGGGGAAATCCGAGATCGTGTTGGAGCTTGAATCGACTCCGGACATTCTCACGATGTTATCTGCGCGGCGGACATCGCAAATCGTGGTTGGATTCGCGGCGGAAACGGAGCACGTGGTGTCTCATGCGAAGGACAAGATCAGAGGAAAGGGACTCGACCTCATCGTGGCCAACGATGTGACCCAAGCGGGAGCCGGCTTCGGGAGTGATGACAACGCGGCGGTGATCCTCTCGGCTACGGGCGAAGAACGGGCGTTGCCTCTCATGTCCAAGCGTCGCCTGGCGGACGAAATACTGACTGCCGTGCACGACATGTGCGACATGTCGTCTCGTCGCGCATCCTTAGTGGAGTAAACGATCTATGGCCCCGGGTTCGAAGAAGACAGGTAACGCCGACGAGATCGATCGACTGGCCTTAGCCTTTGCCAAAGAGCCAGGGTCCAAAGTCTTCATCCCTCTGGCGGAGGAGTACGGCAAAGCCGGCATGTGGGAAGAGGCAGTGGCCGTCCTTGAAGACGGGCTGAAAACCTACCCAGGGTTCATTACGGCCATGGTGGCATTAGGTCGGGCCTACGAGCAGATGAATCAGCCGATCAAGGCGAAAGCTATCCTTGAGGAAGCCATAAAAGTCAGTCCCGATAATCTTCGTGCGCATCGCACATTGGCCAAGCTGTATGTAGCCCAAGGGGCCAAGGAGGCAGCCATTCGGTCCTGCAACGTCATTCTCGCCGTTAACCCACAGGACCAAGAGGCGTTATCCCTTCGTGCCGGTCTCGACGCATCAGGGGCTGATGGTACAAGTGAAGTGCAAGGACAGTCGTCCGAGAAATCAGCCGACACGGCAAGCCTTGAAGCGGACCGTAGTCGGGGGGAACCGGTGACATCCGCCTTACGTGATGCCACGTTGCCCCCCAACAGTGAAGCCGACACGTTGTCCGGCCAGGGGACTTTTTCAGAAGATCGACTTGTCTCTGCGACCGCCGTTACGACACCAAGTGCACAAGTGACCGGAAATCCGGCCGTCACACAACTTGAGCAGTGGCTCACCTCCATTCAGGCACGTCGGCGAGACTCTCAAGCGCTTTCTCGCCCAAGCCCCAAAACTTCCTCGTGACTTCAACGGTTTGACCCCCTGAAACGGGACTGCTAGAATGCCGCCCTTGGTGTGCGGGCGGTGTGAATCGGGTGTAGATATAGGAGGTTTCATACGCGATATGCCGCGCATCTTGGTTCTGCATGGTCCCAATCTGAACCTATTGGGTAATCGCGAAGAATCCATTTATGGGACGACAACGCTGGCAGAGATCGATGCGTCTCTCGTGAAATTGGGAGGAGAGCTTGGAGCAGAGCTGGTGATTCGGCAGTCGAATCTCGAAGGTGAATTGGTGACGTGGATTCAAGAAGGGCGACGCGGCTATCAGGGTGTCATCATCAATCCGGCCGCCTATACCCATACCAGCATCGCGATACGCGATGCTCTGGCCGCCGTTGATCTGCCCACCGTCGAAGTTCATTTGTCGAACATATATCGGCGTGAAGACTTCCGGCGACATTCCTATGTCTCCGGAGTTGCCTTGGGGCAGGTGTCCGGGTTCGGTCCTGCAGGCTATCTCTTGGCTCTGCGAGGATTATGCGAGCACCTATCTGTGTCCGGGGCCGAAAGTTCTTCAGAATGAGGTTGCTCTGCCGGCAGACGTACTGCAAGGCGGAGAGTAGGGGTGGACTCGGGCCGTTCGGGCTCATTGTCGAAGGGAGTGACGAGTGATTTCCACGGTTGATTTTCGGAGCGGTGTACGGTTGATGGTTGAAGGCGAACCTTTTTATATCGTTGAATTTCAGCATGTAAAGCCCGGCAAGGGCGGCGCGTTCGTGCGCACCAAATTGAAGAGCTATCTTTCCGGAAATGTGTTGGACCGTACGTTTCGATCAGGCGAACGGTTTGAAGAGCCTGATTTGGAAGAACGCGACATGCAGTTTCTCTACGCCACCGGAGATTCCTATACGCTCATGGATACGGAGACTTATGAGCAACTGACGTTTGAGAGAAGTCAGTTAGGAGAGAATGCCGATCTCTTGAAAGAAAACATGGTCGCCAAGATCCTCATCTATCAGCATCGGCCGATTGCGGTTGAGTTGCCGAACTTTATCGAGCTCAAGGTGGTCGATGCGGATCCCGGTGTGCGGGGAGATACTGCATCGGGGGGGACCAAGCCGGCGGTCGTCGAAACAGGGGCGACGATCAAAGTCCCGCTGTACTTGGAGGTCGGCACCGTCATCCGGATCGATACCCGCACTCGGTCCTATGTGGAGCGTGTTCGGTGAGTCGTCGTCGATCGAAGGCAAAGACTCGTCGGATCGTGTTGCCGGATGCTGTGAACAAGCCGATCTCGGAGGCATCGCTCACAGGCGGCTCCGTGAAGCAGATCCAAGAACTCATCGATCTGCTTCGACGTAATAATTTGACCGAGCTTGAGTTTGAGCGTCAGGGGATCAGGATCCGAGTTC is a genomic window containing:
- the gmk gene encoding guanylate kinase — translated: MSTAITTSNPPPVVTGKRQAPERRGILYIISAPSGAGKTTLCKQIVTSVSGVWHSVSFTTRKPRPGEEHGRDYFFIEEKVFHDMVARNEFLEYAHVYSHWYGTPRKPLMDRMEQGIDVLLEIDVQGALQIKKKFEDAVYIFILPPSMDTLRTRLQSRGSDSPDEIARRLRKVKEEVWCFREYYYIVRNDDLAQSLRELQSIFLAERLKTKRMDMHWLEQSFILEKETKLDDREPSTTV
- a CDS encoding ATP-dependent Clp protease ATP-binding subunit, with amino-acid sequence MFERFTDKGRKIIILAREEAERHQNDYLGTEHLVLAILRESDGIALMILKKMGLSTEQIRLEIERNLPGGGTTMTFGEIPFSPRVKKVIEYGVEEARLLGHNHIGSEHLLLGLLREEEGIGGKILRSLGANLLTARQLTVTFLRKSAPRERDRKSNTPALDEFGRDLTQLAQEGQLDPVIGRADEIERVLQILSRRSKNNPVLIGESGVGKTAIVEGLAQRIVQSEVPDNLLSRRVIALDLGSLVAGTKYRGQFEERLKVVMKEIVQAGNIIIFIDELHTLVGAGAAEGSIDASNMLKPALSRGEIQCIGATTLDEYRKHIEKDGALKRRFQPIHVQPPNLDETVRIIQGLRDRYEEHHGVEITEDAIVEAVKLSDRYITDRFLPDKAIDLIDETGSRAKLQTYALPSELKAMEQELKKVAREKELSISMQNFEEAVRHREEEERLRKLLDESKREWKKSQEKNKPVIGKEDVAYVVSKMTGIPLFKLEEEESNKLLRMEEFLHKRVVGQNEAISAVARAIRRSRAGLKEARKPIGSFIFLGPTGVGKTELARTLAEFLFNSEDALIRVDMSEYQEKFTSSRLFGAPPGYVGYEEGGQLTEKVRRRPYSVVLFDEIEKAHPDVFNVLLQVLDDGVLTDSLGRKVDFKNTVVIMTSNIGTKMIQKGVSLGFQSTEGEAARRKKEEVLGELRKSFSPEFLNRIDEIVIFHQLEKEQLYSILDILLRELNLRLLDKGIEIEVDDEVKQWLIKEGYEPLYGARPMRRAIQRAIGDPLSDELIRGRFKESRKVKVVLRDGAPTFIEQEAMAGV
- the nth gene encoding endonuclease III; translated protein: MPTTKVELAYRSPWQLLVATILSAQCTDLRVNQVTPALFKRYATPRAMAKAMPTELEGLIRSTGFYKNKAKNLVGCAQAISTRFGGQVPDTMEELTSIPGVGRKTANVLLGAAFGKPALVVDTHVKRVANRLAMTRSNDPEQIERDLQSLYPQAQWTDVSQRILLHGRYVCLARKPRCAVCPIFDVCGWEGKRLK
- a CDS encoding tetratricopeptide repeat protein; the encoded protein is MAPGSKKTGNADEIDRLALAFAKEPGSKVFIPLAEEYGKAGMWEEAVAVLEDGLKTYPGFITAMVALGRAYEQMNQPIKAKAILEEAIKVSPDNLRAHRTLAKLYVAQGAKEAAIRSCNVILAVNPQDQEALSLRAGLDASGADGTSEVQGQSSEKSADTASLEADRSRGEPVTSALRDATLPPNSEADTLSGQGTFSEDRLVSATAVTTPSAQVTGNPAVTQLEQWLTSIQARRRDSQALSRPSPKTSS
- the coaBC gene encoding bifunctional phosphopantothenoylcysteine decarboxylase/phosphopantothenate--cysteine ligase CoaBC, translated to MDVAPSQTSLRGKRLALGITGSIAAYKAVGLLRAFTREGATVSVVMTQAATKFVTPLTFEVLSGSRVTTDLFEAHEEMAHLTVPEHAHAIIVAPATANFLAKAALGLADDVLTTMLLSARCPVIIVPAMDGGMWTHPTVVQHVHTLRSRGVVVLDPEVGPLASGQVAQGRLSSESSILDAVHAALIPQQDWRGQRVLVSAGPTHEPIDPVRFISNRSSGKMGYAIAEAARDRGAEVVLVTGPSFLTPPSGVTTVRVGTAGEMADALCRQFSSSTVLIMAAAVADFRPKMLAAQKLKKQGKSEIVLELESTPDILTMLSARRTSQIVVGFAAETEHVVSHAKDKIRGKGLDLIVANDVTQAGAGFGSDDNAAVILSATGEERALPLMSKRRLADEILTAVHDMCDMSSRRASLVE
- a CDS encoding YicC family protein, with product MTGFGRRQGVWSDGTVTVEVKSVNHRFLEMSIRLPKLLNLLEEVFRKTIQQHCARGRVDVTVLLQGGRGNARALQLDAGLAKQYHHALRALQRTLKLKGSIDIGLIAGFRDILAFSDQPTDDPKLAKLVEKLGLKAVLDMASMRKKEGELLAQDILARLNHLRECKTAVSARAPHVAGETFDRMKLRVEKLLGDAIPDLPRLNQELATYADRCDITEELVRLDAHMVQFDRTIRGTEPVGKTLDFLLQEMGREVNTIGSKANDAAITADVVRMKAELERLREQVQNVE
- the aroQ gene encoding type II 3-dehydroquinate dehydratase, yielding MPRILVLHGPNLNLLGNREESIYGTTTLAEIDASLVKLGGELGAELVIRQSNLEGELVTWIQEGRRGYQGVIINPAAYTHTSIAIRDALAAVDLPTVEVHLSNIYRREDFRRHSYVSGVALGQVSGFGPAGYLLALRGLCEHLSVSGAESSSE
- a CDS encoding DNA-directed RNA polymerase subunit omega: MIDMLSLLPQYTTDEFDSRHRLVIVASQRAKHLTQGAKPAVSSRFTKETTIALDEVLRGHARYLTGKEARDAMKEAKRGKEGETERIAMMTGEDAREIKKELSVYVDDTVQPTAAPTEE
- the efp gene encoding elongation factor P; translated protein: MISTVDFRSGVRLMVEGEPFYIVEFQHVKPGKGGAFVRTKLKSYLSGNVLDRTFRSGERFEEPDLEERDMQFLYATGDSYTLMDTETYEQLTFERSQLGENADLLKENMVAKILIYQHRPIAVELPNFIELKVVDADPGVRGDTASGGTKPAVVETGATIKVPLYLEVGTVIRIDTRTRSYVERVR
- the hflX gene encoding GTPase HflX, producing the protein MGNAAWLSPTEGRQPITDIRGHLTGLRAGQVGSLERLYRRRVPSDKLISPELAKAMAQLTLEIRRPLGVLLTRRGQVQEVIVGTELTLSSTTLTLFRAGTRSLRGLRFIRTQLHDNPLNQELLTDLAFLRLDLVAVLSIEEDGRLGHLYMAHLLPPSSTGQLFKVHKAVPFHNLTMRFDEFIDELEAELQQVRAHHAVEKGKESAILVSASVKSRTEQEEHLAELAELATSADVTVIDRMTQRTGDGHQRYLLGSGKMKDVLIQTLHRGADMVIFDQTLSPAQLRAILEMTDIKVIDRTQLILDIFARRAHSREGKVQVELAQLRYLLPRLSGKGTQLSRLGGGIGTRGPGETKLETDRRRVRDRITHLERELEQFTRHQDRRRSRRGRYGLPVVSLVGYTNAGKSTLLNVLTKSQVSAQNRLFETLDTTSRRLRFPEDREIIITDTVGFIRDLPQELVGAFRTTLDELREADLLLHVVDISAADIDVQITAVVAILEELQLTTIPRLLVFNKCDQAPSQQVELLCRRYDAIGISAIQPSTLHPLLARLETHVRALPIAEDRMSGTALQDDALALASRR
- the tsaD gene encoding tRNA (adenosine(37)-N6)-threonylcarbamoyltransferase complex transferase subunit TsaD, producing the protein MRLPFKQPKLTYQAEWNHGPILGIESSCDETAAAVLDREGTVLSNVVSSQVAVHERFGGVVPELAARAHLGSIDTVVKEALGTAQVLKTDLAAVAVTQGPGLAGALLVGVNYAKALSYGLGIPIIGVNHLQGHIASAWLADPTFPLPCIVLVVSGGHTHLYRRDPDGRCALLGRTRDDAAGEAFDKGAQMLGLGYPGGPAVDRIARSGDPQAIRFPRFHQAKNSLEFSFSGLKTSLLYRLRDMAAPLRPGQIADLAAGYQEAIVQVLVTKAFAALKQSNLCALAVVGGVSANSRLRAVLRERAAREQIRLSLPTAEYCTDNAAMIASAGRQLLMGGAGLSLNFDISPMEASTVLDGECRMAVPDRRETAYY